The DNA window ACGGTCACCGGCCCGATGCACGCTCGCGTCAGCGACGAGGAGACGGTCCACGCGACTGTCGAGGCGAGCCGTGTCCCCCGCGGCGTGCTCTCGCTCTCGTTCCGCCGACTATCACGGCCTGGTGGCCCCCTTGGGAAGCGACTTCGACGAGCCGCAGGCGGAACGAACCCGCTTGCTCCGGCGTCGGTACTCGAAACCTTCGACCGGCCCGACGACCATCCAGGAGGCCCCTTCCTCGTCGAGTCGGAGAGCCCGCCGAATGGGACCGTCGTCATCGAACCTGGAACCAAGCGGCGCCCGGAGGTCACGGAACTCTGTACGGCTCTCGGCGACGCCATCTCCAAATCGGGCGGCCCCTGGCCACCGGCGTGGGCCCCAGAGCTCGAGGGACGTGACTTGCGTCAGAGACTAAATGGCTGGTGTGCGACTGCCGCCCGGTCGCGCGAACAGCTCCACGCGGCGCTCAAGCAACACGACACCGACAGTCTCGATAAGCGCTACCAGGCCGTTTTCGACCGGCTCCGTGACGCTCACCGCTGTCTCTGTGAGGACGGGCTGGAAACTCTCGAGGCGGCCCTCGACGAGAGCGACCCACGAGGAGAAGTCGCTGCGCTCGCGAGACTCATCGAGTGCTATCGCGACTACGAGACGGCACTCTCGGATCTGGACTACCTGCTCACCCTGACCGAGATGCAGGAGCAGGAACCGGTCGGTGAGGCCTTCGAAGCGCTCGAAGAGGTGCTGTCGGAGCTGGCCACCCTCCTCAGACGCCGGGCACTCACGCATCTCGACGAGGACTTCTGCCAGGTTTCGCTCGACCGATTCCGAGCCGTCGAGGAGCGCCCAGATATCAAGGAGGCACGTCTCACCGCGCTCAGAAACGTCTGCCGACTGCTGTGCGGTGACGAGGAGTCGGGAACGCCGGGGCTCGTCGCAGAGTTGCTCGTGTGGGTGCGGTCCAGTGGGTCGTCCGCGCACCGACTCTCGAGCGTCCTGTTCCGGGAACTCGTACGGATACTCACAGTCGTGGCTGACCTGCTTTCTCGTCTCGAGGCGTCGGTTGAGACGTCGGCTGACGACGGCGAGACGCGAAACGTCGTGCGAGCGCTCCGGTCGATTTGTGCCGACCTCGAACTGCTCGTCACGTTCCTCACCGCCGTGATTGGGGCTCCGGAAGACCCCGTGGCAGCCCGACATCGGTCGATAGTCTGTGACCCACGGCCACCGTTCCCGTCGGCTAGGCCCGATGCCAGACTCGGTGACCCCACCCTTGTCGAACCACTCTCCCCGCTCGCCGACCTCGTCTCCGGGGCTACCGACCCGGAGATGACCGTGACCGCAAGAGTCGCCGGCCGAATCAACGCCGTCGACCCGGACCGAACCGACGGTGACCCCCTCGACGTCATCATGGCCGCTCCGGAGTTCCCACAGCCGATGTACGAATCACTCCGTGACCTTGACGTCGAACACTTCCTCCCAGGGGTGGCTGACGTGCCACCTGACAGCATCGGCCTCCTGGAGACCAACCCCGAGTTCGTCGCGGCACACCTCGTTGGGCTGAACCACGAGATGGCCCGCGAACTCAACTGGCGAGAGTACCCCACGGATCGGCGAGGGACTTACTTCAAGCGGTTCTGGGACCGCCGTGGCGCCGTCCCGCCCAAAACAGGAAGTGACCTCGATGACATCGACGACATCCACACCTGGGGTATCGGCGACGACGCAACCGCGCTCGGCGATGACCTCCTCGGTGGGGGCGAAACCAGCGACGCTGTCGTGTTGCTCCGTGGCGAGCTACTCCGTCGCTATCCGAACACCATCGTCTACGCGGTGGGCGCTGAGATGGTCGATGGTACGCGAACGCCACTTCTCTCACCGGACAGCCCGACGCCAGAACCCGGGACACAGGGCGTCCGGTATCCGGTTTTCAGAGGGACGATTGACCCGGATATCACGTTCCTGGGATTCGACCGCACGGCCGAGCAGTTCAGAGACGGAGACGAGGATGCATCGGCGGGCTACTTTATCGTCATCGAAGAGCCCCCGGGCGAACCCCGTCTCGGCCTAGATACGGTCGTCGAGAACGGCCACGAAGACGGTCCGTTCGCGTGGGACGACCTGACGTGGACGGACGTCGCCCCCGGTGGCGACCCGGACGCGCTCTCGTACGTCCCGGTTCCGGCGACAGGCCCGCCCGGGGTCGACTCGCCCCCGATGACACCATTCGAATGGGGAAAGAACGGCGCCCACATGGCCGGGATTACCTGGCAACAGCCGTTCAGAATCGCGTTTCACGCGACTGACCTCCTCCCGGAGGACACCTGATATGCAACCGACACCGACAGCAGCCACCCGATGTAACACGGCCGAACCGTCAGCAAGTCAATCGAACCGACGCGGCGGAACGATTCCTGCCGAGAACGGGAGCGCACTGTGAGCGCGAGTACCCACCGGAGTGCGGTCCGCGAGGCCCGCGAACTCCGGGCGCGTCTGGAGGCCCAACGGCTCGATGCGACCGCCGCGTTCGAGCGGACCGAGGGGGCCGTCGCGTCGATTCGACGCGGGACTGGAAGTACCGACGGAACCGGAGCGACCACCGGCCTGGTCGACGCGTTCGAACCGCTCGAACGAGGAGCGTTCGAAGCCGCGGTCGAGTCGCTGTCGACACTCAGCGACGCGTACCGACCGAGTGCGATGGAGTCGGCGCGTGGGAAGGCACTCACTGCGTACGAGAAGCGCCCGATGCGCCGACGGCACGGGAGGAGACGGGGGAGAGTGCCATCGGAGCGCCGACAAGACGACAGGCAGTTCAGACAGGCGTTCGGCCGTATGGTCGATTTGTTCGGCGAGCGGCTTTCGGCTCAGGCTGAGACACGTCTCGAACTGCTCGTTCGACTCTACCGCACCACGACGGACGACCCCCGCTTCGAACAGACGCTCAAAGAGATCGATGAGGCCTACACGGCGGTGTTCACGGACGCCCTCGACGAACCGCTTGCGCGGGTTCGCGACCTGTTTGGTGACGAGGCTACAGGCGCCGAACCCGCCATCGAACGCTTCGAAACCGCATACCACGCCGACGATTCGGTCGACGCAGCCGAAGCGCTTGCTGACCTCACGGCTACCTTCGAGTCGGTCGTCCGGTCCGTCCTCGATGCTTGGCGGGCCGAGTTCGTCACGGCTATCGACGAGACCGATACCGTCGCTGTCGAGGCAGGATTCGACCGCCTCAGAGACCGACTTCGAGGGGCGAACAGCCGCCTCGAAGACGCCGAGAGACGACTCACGGAGGCGCTCGAACGATACGTCGAGCTGCTCCCGACTGACCCTGACGCGGTCCTGTCGGAACTCTCCGAAGCCGACCCGGTCGTCCTGTTCCCAGTTCAACTCGAGACCCGCTTTGAACGCGACGCCAGCGGTGACGTCTCGGCGTTACAGATTCGAGTGTACCCCGACGATATCCACGTCGAGAGCCACGAGCGGACGCTCACCGACGCCGAGCGCGTCCTCGGCGTCCGGTTCTGGGCACACTGCTGGTGGGCGTGCCACGAGACAGACGGTGAGAGCGTCGCACAGTTCGTCCCGGAATCGGGGGTTGTCGCGGATGCGTTCGCCGAATTCGACCTCGGGGTGCTCCCGAATGCCGCTGCCTCCCGGTACGACGCGGTGAAAGAGCGCGCCTGGAGCAACCTGGTCGACCGGCTCGGCACCGAACGAGCCGGATGGGTGAAGACAGCGACGGCACCGCCTGCCGGCGTCACATCGGTCCTGCTCGACGGGCCGGTCCCACCGGCCGAGGTTCCGGCTGTCGACTTCGAGATGCTCGGTGAGGACGTCGTCTCGAGTCCCGGCTCCTGGACGCAGGTCCCGCGAGCGCGACTCCTCCCGGACCGCTGGGTTGTCTCTGTGACGACAGAAACCGAACGCCGGACCGTAGTTGGGGCGACGATTCCAGAACCCCTCCCGCTAGGTCCCGACCCCGACCCCGTCGGGGCGGCTGTCGGCGACACGGAGACCGACCCGGCGACAGACACCGGCGGCCTCCACGACGACGACGGCGCCAAGTGGCTCGTCGACTTCGAACGGGCCAGGGCAGTCGGGATGGGTGTCGAACTCCCGATAATCGCCGCCGACGTTCCGTCTGAGGGGCTCGACGTTGTGGTCGTCGGCGTGAAGACGTCGATAGACGACGCGGAGAGTGCCGAGGCGCTCCGTGACCTCTTCGAGGACCACCACTACACGGACGGGTTGTCGATGCTCGCGTCGGGCACACCGACGAACGCGACAGCGGACGGGTCGCCGCCGTTCGCTACGAGCGACGACGCGACGGCGGCGCTCCCGGTCGAGTGTGGCCGGTCGCTCCTCGAGACGGAGTCGACCACGACAGCCCTCGATGGGGCAGTCGTTCCGGACGGAGCGCGACTCGCTCGCTTGCTCGCTATCGATGCCGACAGACTGAGTGGCGACACTGAAGCACACGTCTTCGCCCACGTCGACGGCGCCGGCGGGACGGCAGACGCCGATGCGCTCCACATGAACACCGCGCTGTGGTCCGCCACGTGGGGGACGTACGTGCCGAACATGCTGTTCCCGCGCGGGTGGGTTGGAAACGACTTCGGCGACTACGACACCGCCCTCGACTGGCTGGGCGGCTTCCGCGAGCACTTCCTCGAATACGTTCGCGCCGACGGGCCGTTTCCGACGCTCCGTGTTGGGCGGCAGCCGTACGGCGTTCTCCCGACGACGGCGCTTGGCGCGTGGAGTGACGCACCGATGACGCCGACACCGGAGCCGTTCCCCGGCCCAGAAGGTGGGTACGACTCGCGGCAGACGAGATATCCGGTTGTGACAGACACGCTCCGGGACATCCTCTTCGAGGACGGGCAGTTCGACGCCGGACTCCTCCCGTTCTGGGAGGCCTCCGTCGGTGGCGTCCCCCACGTCGAGGACGGGACGACCGGGTCGCTACTGGAGCTGTTGAGTATGAGCGCGACCGCGTACGGCTATCGCGGCCACAACCTGTTCAGCGTGCGGGGGCTCTGGCACTCGCTGACTGGGACGCCGACGCCACCACCTGACCAGTTCGCGACCGCCATTGGAAATCTCCTGTCGAGCCTCGAGAGCGGCGTCGCGGTCGAACTGATGACGGCGTTCGGCGTCGACGTGACGAAGGTCCCACGCATCGTCTCACTGCTCTACGGCCCGCCGAACCCCCGACATTACGGGGCGACGACAGGGCCGCTCGAACCGCTCGTCGGCCCCGAGATGGATGCGTGGTTCAGTCGCTTGCAAAACGGGGCAGTCTCGATCCTCTCGGGACTCCCGAGTGACGAGTCACCGCTTGAGGGACTCGACTTCGAGCTGAAACACTCGTTTTCCGAAGATCTCACGCGTCTCTACGGTTCTCTCTTCTACCAGTCCAGTCCCTCGTTGCTCGGGAAGCTCCTCACGTACGCGACGCTTCAGGAGTACGCCCTCGCCAGGGTCCGCCTGGAGAGCCGGTTCCGTCGAGAGACGACGGATGAACTCGGTCGCGATACGATGGCCCCGCTCTGGCGACTCCTCCCTGAGCCCGATGTGTACACCGACACCGAGGAGAGCCTTCTGGACAGACTCGACGACGAAGTCCCGCCGTTACTGGCACGGCATCCGGAACTCAGAGTCGACGACGAGGAGGCCAAAGAGAGAGACGTGGACTACCACGAGGCCCTCGAGGTTGCGAAGGCGGTGACCGACCCGGCGCTGGAGGTCGACGCCACGTTCCGCGAGTTCATGACCGCGCTCGCTTACTTCGAAGGCAGGGGCGCCGACCAGTCGACGCTCACTCACCTCTTCACCGGCACACTCGACCTCGCCACTCACCGTGTCGATGCGTGGGCGACATCGCTCGCGACACGTCGTCTCGACGAGATCAGAACGGCACAGGAACAGACGGGCGAAAATCCGGGCGTCCACATCGGTGGGTACGGAACGGTCACGGGACTCAGACCCGACGAGAAGGACTCGCTCGGCTACCTCCACGCGCCCTCGCTCTCGCAGGCGACGACCGGGGCCGTTCTCCGGAGCGGTTCCCTCTCCACCGACGGTGAGCGGCGCTCGATGCTCGACCTCGATCTCTCGGCCGAACGGGTTCGAAAGGCGACGACACTGTTCGACGGACTGCGGACCGGCCAGTCGCTCGGTGCCCTGCTCGGCTATCGGTTCGAGCGCGCACTCCACGAGCGTGGTCTCGACGTCTACGTCCCCGAGTTCCGCCGGCTTGAACCAGGGGTCGCCGGCAAACTCGATCGGTCGGGCGACGAACCAGACACCGAGCGGACTGCCGACACGGTCGACGGGGTGGCACTCGTTCGGCGTGCGGAAGGGTCCGGACAGTGGGCAGACATCTCCGCCAGCGACCGCATTCCGTGGGGGGAGGCCGTCGATTCTACGGTCTCTGAATCGACCCCCTTACCGCCGCGCCCAGGGCCGACAACCGACGAGGGAGACGCCGACCCCGACTACCTCGGTCTCAGCCAGGCGCTCGACGAACTCGTCGACATCGTCGACAGCGTTCGAGATGTCCTCGTCGCGGAGAGTGTCCACGGTCTCGTCACGGGCCGCCCGATGCAGGGAGGGGCCTCCCTCGACGCGCTCGCACGCGGCGAGGCTCCGCCCCAAGTGACGTTCACCCAGACACCGCGAAGCGGTGTTGGCATCACCCACCGCCTGCTGGTCCTGTTCGACGACCCGTCCACCCTCAGTGACGGCGATAATCCGACGACTCCATGGCCGGAGACGGCCCGGGCGGCCGCCGAACCGACGTTGAACGCCTGGTTCGCCACGCTCCTGCCGGACCCTGACACGACCGTCTGTCTGTGTGAGGTGGACCGAAACGATGGGACGCCGCCGACACCGCTCGTGATCACGCTCGGGGAACTAGCCGTGGCTCCGATGGACCTCCTCGTCACGGACGAGGCCGTGACCACGACGCAGCGCTCGGCGCTCGAAGAACGGATTCGCCACCGTGTGAGTCGCGCCCGGGGGTTGAGTGGCGACCACGAACTCCGCCTCCGATTCGACCGCCCGACGGCGTGGATTGAGACCTACTCCGCAGCGTCGTTCGAGCGGGCGGACCCCGCCCAGACAGTGCCAGACCTCACAGCCGCGACCGACCTCGGATCAGTGCTGGAACTCGTCCGCGTCGGGCACGAACTGGTCGCTGGCGGGCGGGCAGCCGATGCGACCGACCTGACGCTTCCGACCGCCGAGACGGAACACGGCGGCGTGGACGCGGCGGCGTTGCGCGCCCGGGCCGACACCGCGACTGCCCAGCTGTCCACGGTGACAACCGACCTCGACGAACCGTTGGAGTTCCTCCGGCCTCGCCGCCCGGACGAGGAGCCGGGAGACGGAAGGGCCACGCCCGAAGCGGAGCAGACGCCCGTCCCGACGGAGCCGAGTACGGTAGAGCGACTCGACGTGGTTGCCGACGCCCTGGGCGCGGTATCTACGCGGCTCGGAACGCTGGCAGATTCGAACGCACCCACCGCGGCGACGGTGTATGGCTCCGTCTCAGAGGTGGCGACAGCACTCGCGGGCGTCGACGAGGGGCACCTCTACGACGCCATCGACGAACTCGCCGGCGCGCTCGCGGGCCCCCTCGCGGTGTTCGCCACCGTCGGCGACCGGGTCGAACTCGAAGCGGTCGCCGGCCAGACGGTCTCAGGCGCGACCGTCGCCACAGAGGGGACGACACTCCGTATCCGACTGGGGGGGACCGACACGGAACTCCTGCGGACGGAGACGGCAACGGTAGCGGTCGATGGTACGTTCCAAGCCACGTTCGACCTGTCTGCCGTTCCGGTGGGGACGGCAGTCGACGTCTCCATCGAGACGGCGACCGAGACGCTCACGGCGGCCGACGGCGTCGTCGTCGACGCCATCACCGGGACGCTGTCGACACCGGCGCTCAGCCCGCCAAAAACGGAGCCTCTGGAGGCGTACCGTCGCCCGATGGCGACGCTGGTCGCGGTGGAGTCCGAACTTGCCACACTCGCGTCAGCGCTCGAAGCTGTCGACACCACGGCCTTGCGGTCGACGCTTGACGCACAGCCGTGGGCTGACCTCGCCACGAGGCCCGGCTGGCAGAACGACTGGTCGACCGACACGCCAGTCAGAGTCGAGACAACGCTCGAACTCGTCGACGCACGGCTGCCCGGGTTCGGCACACCGGAGACGACGAGCGACCCCTGGAACTCCCTCGTGGCGCTGGTCGACGTGCTGCCGGCCGAGGTGAACCTCGTCGAACTGTCGGCAAACGAGCGAGCCGAAATGGCGGCTCACCTCTCCGATGCGGTGGACGGGGACGACCGAGCGACGTGGACGGCTGCCGTCTCGACGCTCGATGCGGCGCTCGAAGCCGACGCCGCGTCGCTCGCGACGGGCATCGACGAGGGACCCGCGTCGATTGTGGCTGCCGGGTTCGCCCTCGTCGAAGCGGTCCGTGGCGCACTTGTCGACGCAGCGGCGTTCCTCGAGGACGGCCTGCCGGTCTCGGCGAACGGGGCCGCGACGGGTGGTGAACGGAAGGCACTCGTCAGGCAAGCCGTCTCGGTTGCCCAGACGCTGACGAGTCGGAGTGAGGCCGCAACGGATGCCGCCAGCGACGTGACCCCCGACACACAGCTCGCACGTCTCACCACGATATTCGGTGAGTCGTTCCCAGTACTTCCACCGTTCGAGACCGCGAACACGGCTGAACTCGACTTGGCGCTGACCGAGAGCCACCACCAGGTCCTTCGGGGTGACGACCCACTGGCGGCTGAGACGTGGGTCGACCGAGTTGGTCGCGTCCGCGATGCGCCCGCGACACTCGGGACTCTCCTGACATACGGGGACGCCGTCGGGACGACCGGCGGTGTCGGTGCGTCCCGATATCGGCTCGGCCAGCTGCCGTACGAGCCGACCGCGACGTGGATTGGCCTCGAATCAGCGACCGAGCGCCACCTCGGTGGGCGACTCTCTCTCGTCGTCCATCCGGCGCTCGGGACCGACGGAGACCCGTACGCCGGGCTGTTCGTCGACGAGTGGGTCGAAGTGATTCCGGAACCCCAGGAGACGACCGGCGTCGCGTTCAACTACGACAGCCCCGGGAACCGGCCGCCGCAGTCCGTTCTGGTGGCGGTTCCGCCCAACGACGCCGGCTGGTCGATTGGAACATTGGAGGAGACGGTCGTCGAGACGATGTCGCTCGCCCACTCTCGGATGGTCGATTCGGACGCTCTCGGTGAGTTGGGACACTTCCTCCCCGCGTTGACGTACGCACAACCCGACGACGCACCCGGGAGTCCGGAACGGGTCGCAGTCTCGTTCGACGACTTGATCGTTCCGGAGGCTGGCGCCGACGAGGGAGGTGAGTGAGATGCGCTCGCCCACCTCGTGGACCAGACTCGAACCACGGACCAGGGACCGTGAACTCAGCGAGGCGCTTCGTGCCCCCGTCCGTGACCCGCTGTGGCTGCTCGGCCGACAGTGGCAACTCGGCGAGTTCGCCGGCGAGGACGCCGGAACCCCGGTCCGGACAACGATGTCGATTCGACACCACCACCTCACGCGGTATCGACTCGGCGACGGAGCCGTAGAGCGGTATCAGACGGGAGGCCCGACACCATCCCCGCCCCTAGAGGCACTCGTCGAACGGCAGCAGGTCCGGCCGCCGGCAGCAGAGTCGCTCGATGAGGGGCGAGACATCAAGCTCGCTGCCGAGGCTGGCCAGCGGTTCATCGCCCTCCTCGCCGACGAAGGCATCGGGGCTGAGCCGACCGACTTCGCGGAGAGCGACCTGGGTGAGTATACCGACGTCGGCGTGACCGATCTCCTGCTGGACCCCGACCCGTCGACGCTCCGGGGCGACCCTGCGAGCGAGCGGTATCTCGCCGTGGTCGCCGGTCGGGTACTCGACGGCGACGCGCTGTATCGTGTCGTCCAGAAGGCGCTGCCAGCGGCGAGTGGGAGTGCCGACCCCACCGTTCCACTACCGGAGCCGACGCCAGGGCCAGTCGACGACCAGGCGTACCGACGAGCGTTCGAGCGCTTCCGTGACTGGTATGCGGACTGCTACAGCGAGCCCGAACCGTCGGCCGATGGCTGGGATGACGACCGCTTGGAACACCGGTTCGAGGTCGGAGTCGGTGACGCCACCGA is part of the Salinigranum marinum genome and encodes:
- a CDS encoding BGTF surface domain-containing protein, translating into MSASTHRSAVREARELRARLEAQRLDATAAFERTEGAVASIRRGTGSTDGTGATTGLVDAFEPLERGAFEAAVESLSTLSDAYRPSAMESARGKALTAYEKRPMRRRHGRRRGRVPSERRQDDRQFRQAFGRMVDLFGERLSAQAETRLELLVRLYRTTTDDPRFEQTLKEIDEAYTAVFTDALDEPLARVRDLFGDEATGAEPAIERFETAYHADDSVDAAEALADLTATFESVVRSVLDAWRAEFVTAIDETDTVAVEAGFDRLRDRLRGANSRLEDAERRLTEALERYVELLPTDPDAVLSELSEADPVVLFPVQLETRFERDASGDVSALQIRVYPDDIHVESHERTLTDAERVLGVRFWAHCWWACHETDGESVAQFVPESGVVADAFAEFDLGVLPNAAASRYDAVKERAWSNLVDRLGTERAGWVKTATAPPAGVTSVLLDGPVPPAEVPAVDFEMLGEDVVSSPGSWTQVPRARLLPDRWVVSVTTETERRTVVGATIPEPLPLGPDPDPVGAAVGDTETDPATDTGGLHDDDGAKWLVDFERARAVGMGVELPIIAADVPSEGLDVVVVGVKTSIDDAESAEALRDLFEDHHYTDGLSMLASGTPTNATADGSPPFATSDDATAALPVECGRSLLETESTTTALDGAVVPDGARLARLLAIDADRLSGDTEAHVFAHVDGAGGTADADALHMNTALWSATWGTYVPNMLFPRGWVGNDFGDYDTALDWLGGFREHFLEYVRADGPFPTLRVGRQPYGVLPTTALGAWSDAPMTPTPEPFPGPEGGYDSRQTRYPVVTDTLRDILFEDGQFDAGLLPFWEASVGGVPHVEDGTTGSLLELLSMSATAYGYRGHNLFSVRGLWHSLTGTPTPPPDQFATAIGNLLSSLESGVAVELMTAFGVDVTKVPRIVSLLYGPPNPRHYGATTGPLEPLVGPEMDAWFSRLQNGAVSILSGLPSDESPLEGLDFELKHSFSEDLTRLYGSLFYQSSPSLLGKLLTYATLQEYALARVRLESRFRRETTDELGRDTMAPLWRLLPEPDVYTDTEESLLDRLDDEVPPLLARHPELRVDDEEAKERDVDYHEALEVAKAVTDPALEVDATFREFMTALAYFEGRGADQSTLTHLFTGTLDLATHRVDAWATSLATRRLDEIRTAQEQTGENPGVHIGGYGTVTGLRPDEKDSLGYLHAPSLSQATTGAVLRSGSLSTDGERRSMLDLDLSAERVRKATTLFDGLRTGQSLGALLGYRFERALHERGLDVYVPEFRRLEPGVAGKLDRSGDEPDTERTADTVDGVALVRRAEGSGQWADISASDRIPWGEAVDSTVSESTPLPPRPGPTTDEGDADPDYLGLSQALDELVDIVDSVRDVLVAESVHGLVTGRPMQGGASLDALARGEAPPQVTFTQTPRSGVGITHRLLVLFDDPSTLSDGDNPTTPWPETARAAAEPTLNAWFATLLPDPDTTVCLCEVDRNDGTPPTPLVITLGELAVAPMDLLVTDEAVTTTQRSALEERIRHRVSRARGLSGDHELRLRFDRPTAWIETYSAASFERADPAQTVPDLTAATDLGSVLELVRVGHELVAGGRAADATDLTLPTAETEHGGVDAAALRARADTATAQLSTVTTDLDEPLEFLRPRRPDEEPGDGRATPEAEQTPVPTEPSTVERLDVVADALGAVSTRLGTLADSNAPTAATVYGSVSEVATALAGVDEGHLYDAIDELAGALAGPLAVFATVGDRVELEAVAGQTVSGATVATEGTTLRIRLGGTDTELLRTETATVAVDGTFQATFDLSAVPVGTAVDVSIETATETLTAADGVVVDAITGTLSTPALSPPKTEPLEAYRRPMATLVAVESELATLASALEAVDTTALRSTLDAQPWADLATRPGWQNDWSTDTPVRVETTLELVDARLPGFGTPETTSDPWNSLVALVDVLPAEVNLVELSANERAEMAAHLSDAVDGDDRATWTAAVSTLDAALEADAASLATGIDEGPASIVAAGFALVEAVRGALVDAAAFLEDGLPVSANGAATGGERKALVRQAVSVAQTLTSRSEAATDAASDVTPDTQLARLTTIFGESFPVLPPFETANTAELDLALTESHHQVLRGDDPLAAETWVDRVGRVRDAPATLGTLLTYGDAVGTTGGVGASRYRLGQLPYEPTATWIGLESATERHLGGRLSLVVHPALGTDGDPYAGLFVDEWVEVIPEPQETTGVAFNYDSPGNRPPQSVLVAVPPNDAGWSIGTLEETVVETMSLAHSRMVDSDALGELGHFLPALTYAQPDDAPGSPERVAVSFDDLIVPEAGADEGGE